In Bradyrhizobium sp. 200, the sequence TTGCCGAACTCGCCCGCCGTGCCGGGGCGCGCTTCCAGCCCCTGTGCGAGCAGCTTCTGCTTCACGTCGGGATCGGCAAGGACGCGAATGACCTCTGCCTGCAGGCGATCGACGATGGCGCCCGGCGTTGCCGCCGGCGCCATGAAGCCGTACCAGCCGGAAGCGATCACGTTGGAGAGCCCCTGCTCGCGCAAGGTGGGAGCCTCGGGGTAAATCTGGCTGCGCTCGGCCGACGCCACGCCCAGCACACGCAACGAACCGCTCTGGATGTGCGGCAAGGCCGTGCTGATCGCGGTCAACGTGGCGTCGAGGCGGCTCGCCAGCAGTTCCGTGTAGGCCATGTTATCGCCGCGGAAGGGAACGATGAGGCCTTTGACGCCGGCGTCCCTGAACAGCAGTTCGGCGGCCAGATGCGGTTGCGAGCCTGCGCCCGGCGAACCAAAGGTCAGGCCTTCGGGCTTCGACTTGCCGTAGGCGATCATTTCCTGAAGGGTCTTGAAGGGCGCCTTCGCGTTCACCACTAGGAACAACGGCGCCATGACGGCCATCGCCACCGGCTGCAGGTCTTTGCGGTTGTAGTTGAGTTTCTCGAACAGCGCTTCGGCCGTCGCAAACGGCGCCGCCGCATAGAGGAAGGTGTATCCGTCCGGCGTTGCACGCGAGACCAGCTCATTGGCGACGCGGGTGCCCGCACCCGGTTTGTTTTCGACGATGAACTGCTGGTTG encodes:
- a CDS encoding tripartite tricarboxylate transporter substrate binding protein, which codes for MKVTRRTLLGTIAGFAAGPYLPAFAQGDWPSRIVRLVSPYGAGGASDISLRILAEQFGRSLNQQFIVENKPGAGTRVANELVSRATPDGYTFLYAAAPFATAEALFEKLNYNRKDLQPVAMAVMAPLFLVVNAKAPFKTLQEMIAYGKSKPEGLTFGSPGAGSQPHLAAELLFRDAGVKGLIVPFRGDNMAYTELLASRLDATLTAISTALPHIQSGSLRVLGVASAERSQIYPEAPTLREQGLSNVIASGWYGFMAPAATPGAIVDRLQAEVIRVLADPDVKQKLLAQGLEARPGTAGEFGKFIDDETRKWGEVIRAAGLKGE